Below is a genomic region from Brassica oleracea var. oleracea cultivar TO1000 chromosome C9, BOL, whole genome shotgun sequence.
TATATAATTTCATATTATTATTTCATTATTAAAATCGTAACTATATATATAAAGATTAATAAAATATTGTTTTATTGTCATATTCAAAGATATTGTAACATTTCACAAATTTAGATTTTTTTAAAAAATTAAACTTTCTGCTTCATAGATTTTTATTATCGAGTAAATAATTAAACATTTAGTTTTTGTTTAATTTTTAAAATAAACTATATAGTTTAAAATTTGTTTTCATTGGTTTAAGGTAGTAAAAATTAATCATTGTTAGATAATATGATTTTTGTTATTTTAAAAAAAAATCTTTATAATTTTAAAAGTCAACGCAGACAAATATTTAAATATTTAACATATGGAGGTATAGTATTACAACATTAAATTATATCTAGTTAATTTATACTATCTATAAATCCAATGGATCATATATTCTTTAAATCTAATTATAGATAGACCAATAAAAATTTCTGGTAGGCCCAAAATTGGATCATCTATTGTTTAAATCCAATTATTGATGGCTCAATAAAAAATTTGGGTAGGCCCAAAATTTAAATGATAAGATTAGAGATTAAATGTAATATGACTTTCTAGGAATATGTCCATTTTTAAAAGAAAATCACACATGAATTAAGGTTGTGACTTCTGTTTTAATATATAAGATTGTATTAGATACTTCTACATATATATAAATTTTGTTCATCGCTGTTTGTCAAGAAATGTAGTTGATCTCCCTCTCACTTTAAAGCTCTACTCGATGATGAGAATCCGCGCACATGCGCGGAGTGAGTTTTTATAATAATGTTTGTTTATAAAAATGATTTTAACATTTTGCAACACTACAATCTTTATTGATTATAAAATGATGAATACAAATATTGGTCTCTTAAATATATCATCGTTGTTGAAGAGTTAACGTATTACATCTCATTTTAATTATTTTTAAGACTTCATATGCGCAAAAGGAAATTAAGTTCTACGGCTGACACAAATCACCAAAACCAAATAGGCAACATCGATTGTATAATGACGAAATGGGATTAGGTTTTCTGTTCTCGATTTTTTTACTATTGACTCTTCATAAGTGATTTCATTTTCTACCTCTATAGAATTGTGCTTTCGTTCTCGTCTTTGTTTCATTGATATGATGTAAGTTTCTTTTTAAAAATTTCTTTTATGAATTCAATAAATTACATAAGTGTCAATTAAAAAAATAGACATCTGTAAAAATTGGTTTCACTCCATATACATATCTAAGAATCAAAATTTTGAAAAAAAATCACCGGCAAACTATATTAATAGGTTAGTGTTCAAATCTAATATATCAAGCTGTTATAGAATATAAGTGCAGATTCGAAATATAAATATTTGTCTAGTATATATTCACCAGCTCGGTCTAAAAATCATCTAATTAAAACAACAAAACAAATTACTTATTTCACCAGTTCAGGTAATATCTGAATCCGAACGGATAATATCCGAACCCGAATGGATTTCCGAAGATAACCAAACATAAGTATAGTTAACTCTATATTTCTAGTTTATTTCTCTCATTTTATTCAAAATATTTATATTAATGATTCTTATTGATCAAAATTAGATAATATACATATAATTATGAACAAAATCATTTGCTACTCACTTAAAATACATATCAAGTTCTTGTTTCTTGCATTAACAAAAGTTGCATCTAAAATTTCAAAACAACAACTAAATTAGTGTTTTTCTATTTTTAAAGTTTTATCTTCAAACCTATTAATAGTTTAATCTTTTAAAAAAATTAAAAAAAAACAGTTAAGTTAAAATATGTTTTAAATACAAAAAATTAAACAATAAATAATTTATTTATTTTTTCTTCAAAATTTAAATATCCGAACGCGACCCAAAATATCCAAACCCGAAAATAAAATACCCGGACCCGACTCGAAGTGTAGAAATACCGGAACGGGTTCTATACCTTTATACTAAAATATCTGATACAAACCCGCGTGTATCCGAACGCTCACCCCTATGATATATGATCATTTGTATCTTGCTTGAATAAAAAAAAAAGTTAAACCATTAATCACAAAAATTTTAATGTGGGAATTTTACTATTTTTAGTAATTTATAGTTGTTTTTAAAAATTCAAATATAACATATAAGAAAAAATCTAATTATTTTTATTATATGTTTAATGTGATTGTTTAATTTATTTTAATAGTATAAAATTAAACAAAAAAGAGAGGTTAGAAAGTTTTTTTATCAAATATGTATTATTCATAATCATTAATTCTCATATATATGTTAACCATATTAGGTAATTTCGTAGCTTTTATTTAAAGAAAGAAAAAAAATTATTTTGTACACTATTAATTAATTTGATAGTTAGTTTAATAAAAAACATAATATATGTTTATATGGACCAACTTATTTTTCTAACAATTATAAGAATCATTCTCGTGATGACACGTGGCTACGAAAACATATACTTCTGGATTAATATTATAAGGGATTTAGAAAGATAAACAAATAGTGTTATATATGTTTATGGTTTTTTGGTGTTACATCGAAGTTTATCAAGAAACGTTGCTGTCTTCTCACTTTACTGTGCATTGTTTTGGCTGATAGGAGTGTCTCTGTTCAGCTCTGAAGCTTCGGTTTTTGATCCAAAAGAAACTACTCCTCTAAGTAGCATTTGTGAAAGCTTTTCCAAGTCTTTTGTCTCCGTCACTTGAAAAGCATCTCTGGTAGCAAAAGAGATAAGTCTTCTTCTGGTCGAGGCGTGGCATGTCCGGTTAGCTTACATACATTCGCTTATTTGAGTGTTTTAGCACTATTTATGATGCTTACTCTTTTGAATATTGAAGACAATTCCATTGAATATTCCTAGAGCTTCTTAGGTTCTTAGCACTCTCTCGCCTTGGGATATACATACCACTAGTGGGGTGGGGTAAATCGAGAAGCTTTTGTAGGCAATTTGGATCAGAACAGCTTGTTGAGTACATTGGATTTGCAGGTACTTTTGTTCTGACTCTTGTCGGGTGTGCTGCAGATACTGCAACAAAGATTCAAGATGAGATCATCTCGCAAAAGTACAAGAACATTGCTTGACAAAGTAAACTGATGACCTTCTGTTTTACATATCAAATCAGATTTTACTGTAACAAAGGTTTTGACTTTGATTAGTACCATATAATAATCTCACAATTGTCATGAATCTGTCAAAGATAACCAAGTACAAATTATAAAAAATATTGAATCGATCAGAAGAAGAAGCTGAAGCTTGAAAATAAAGAAGCTTAAGAGAGCAATCAATCATTGCTCCTCTTCAAAATTGAAATGAATTTCATAGCATATCTATTTCCTTTTCTATGTATAAGCATCTCACATAGGGGATAAAGCCACCCCAACCAAATTGGAACCAAGTTCAAGATACTCTGTACAAAGGCATAATAACAAACCCTAGTAGAAAGAACCCTTTCATGATATCAAAACCTACCCCCATCTTTTTTTTTTTAATATCACAACATGAAATCCCTAAAAACAAACCCCCTTCTTCAAAGATCTATGATTTCGTTTCGACAATGCCCCTGCTGAAAAGTGAACTTGCTCTGTTGCTCACCGTCCTTTGATTTATCTGAAGCTGAGGCCAACCATTCAAGCATATTGATAACCATTGGTGTATCATCCAGATAGTACTTGGCCTTGCTCGGTTTCTGACCCACCGTGCACGCAAACACCTCTGCAAATGCGATTGGGGAAACATCCTGGTGCTTCACTATGCTGTCAAACATGTCTTCATCGGACCTGTCATCGCCAATGCACAGCAGAAAGTCCGGTCTCTTCCCTTTGCTGTTCCTCATTGTCGCTATCAAATGCTCCACCACCTTTCCTTTGCTTACTCCCTGAAAGCCAAAATCCCATCAGAATAATGCCAATTCCGAGCAAACAAGTGTAGAACTGAATCATTTATGTGTACCTGAGGTTTAACTTCTACGATGTGCTGACCTCTCTTGACAACAACAGGCTCGTTGGTGAGCACGCTCTCTAGATGATCGAGAAGCTCCTTAGCTTGCCAAGAACCGAATGAAGGGTCAGCTTCTTGGTGGTGCCACACCATTGCACTCTCTTTCTCCTCTATGAATGATCCATCGGTCGCTTCTGTGTAGTGGCTCATCACTGGTTCAGCGATCTTCTTCCAGCCTAAATCGGTGGGTAGTACAGTCGTCTCCCATGGGGAATCACTGTTCCATCTGTGAGAGAACAGAATCGAAAGCATTTAGCTTTAAACAAATGAGACAGAAGATGATCAAACTATAAAGGTTAATAGAAGTAGTACCTAGTGAAATAACCATGCTCAGCTGAGATACCGAGATTCGCGCAAGAACCAAACCATTTGCTAAGAGGGTCCTTACCTCGACCACTGACGATAAAGACTAGGTTGTTTGGGTCGCCACACAAACGGTTGAGAAGCGAGATGAGATCATCGCTCGGCTTTTTATCCAAACTATCCTGATCCATCATCGTCCCATCATAATCCAACAGAATCAACCTGCTGCTTGTCTTCTTATACGCAGGGACTATGGTTTCAACACCTAGCTTCCTGAAGTTCGGGTCCAACGCAACAACCCTGAACCCAAGACCCAGTCCAACTCCCCAGAACCTCTTGTTGTAATGATCCTTGCACGCCCTCTGAAGATCTTGGTCGTAGCTACGCGACCAGTAGGCCACGTCGTGAGAGCTTATGTACTTGTGGTGCTTCTGGTGGCGCAAGTTCTTCTCTTTGTCCGACATTGTAACGGCAGAGCTCATCGCATCGGTGACCGCATCGATGTTCCACGGATTCACACGTATCGCCCCACTCAGAGACGGAGAGCAGCCTATGAACTCAGAAACGATAATGACACTCTTCCTAACATCACCAGCCCCAAAACCCAACGCTTCGTCCAAAACAGGGCTCCCTTGCCTAGTCACCGTGTACTTGTAAGGCACCAGATTCATCCCATCCCTCACAGCATTCACCACAACGCACTCGGAGATAGCGTAGTAAGCTACTTTATCCAGAGTACTCACAGGTCCGTTCACAAACACAATAGGCTTATAACCAGAACCAGGTCTCCCAAACTTGTTATTCACCTCATCAGCAATCAAGTGTATCTGCGTCTCCACGTCTTGAACATCCTTACCTGAACTCCTCGCAGGGTTAGTAATCTGCACGAGAACCACTTTCCCACGAAGCTCCTTGTTCTGCTCAAGAAGCTGACCCATCGCCCAGAGCTTCAAGCTAATACCTTTGAACATATCCAAATCATCCACACCGAGAATCACAATCTTCTCCTTGAACCTCTCTCTCAGCCCCTTCACCTTCTCCGCAGTCTCCTCCGCTACCTTAATCTCCTCAATCTGCCCCATGTGGATCCCAACCGGCAGAATCTTGATGCTCACCGTCCTCCCAAAGTACTCGAGACCAATGTAGCCTCTTTTCGACTCGTAGTCAAGACCTAGCATCCTACTGCAGCAAGACAGGAAATGCCTAGCGTAATCGAACGTGTGGAACCCTATCAAGTCGCAGTTGAGGAACCCTTTGAGGATCTCGTCCCTCACGGGAAGGGTACGGTAAATCTCCGACGAAGGGAAGGGACTATGGAGGAAAAATCCAAGCTTTATCCGATGAAACCTCTTCCTCAAGAAAGTAGGCAAGATCATGAGGTGGTAATCGTGAATCCAGACGTAATCCTCATCAGGGTTGAGCACTTCGGAGATCTTGTCAGCGAAGATCTTGTTAACCTTCGTGTACGCCTTCCAGTGGGATCGATCGAAGAGGGATCCTTGGGCCTGGGTCATGGGGAGGAGGTAGTGAAAGATGGGCCAGAGGTAGTGTTTGCAGAAGCCGTGGTAATACTTGTTGAGCAAGTCACCGGGCAAGAAGGTAGGAACGCACTGGAACTTCTCGAGAAGGTACTGAGAGACGTCTTCTTGTTCCGAGGGCGAAACGTCGGCGTTTAGAGACCCGACATAGACGACTTCCGTCTCGGGAGGGAACCCGTCTTTGAGCTGCAAGTAGAGACTGTCATTGTCGAACTCGAAGCACCACTTGTTCGACGAAATGTCTCTGTGGGCGCGGAGCGGGAGCTGGTTCGACACCACGATGCGTCTCGGTTTTGTGACCCACGCGCCGCCGTTTCCGCCGTCTCCGTCGCCGGTCTCGAGACCCGGAAGCTTCGTGACGGCATTGGGGATCCGGTTGCCCATGATCTGGTAATCATCGGCCGAGACCAGGCTCAGCTGGTCTTTCCAAGATTCCGGTAACATATTCGAGAAAGAAAAAAAAAAGATTAAAGCTTTGCGTAAATCGAAAGAGGATTAAGAATGGGTAAATCGAGAATCTTTCATAACATAAGAGAGAAGAGAGAAGAGAGAAGACGAAGAAGAGAGCGTTCGTTCGTCTTTAAGAAGGAAGAAAAAAACGGAAGTTTTTTCGGTGAGGATAAGAACGAAACGAAAGAGGAAATAAATATATTAAAAATCAGGAATGGACGGTCTGGATTTTCTCGAGATGGAAATGATTGGTCGATCTGAGCCGTTAGATGAGCGCGTGTGTGTGACTCGAACCGACTTCTCTTTTAGAAGATGGGAAACAAATCTTAATAAAAGCGTATTAACCCTCTAATTTCTGATTAGTTGCTATGAGCTGTTACTTCTCAAATATGGGATATAAATATTTACAGCTACTATTTTCCATAGATACGTTATTTGTATATATCTTATTGCTGACGTGGGTTACCAAGGCAAAACGTCTATTTACTTTGGAACATATCTCATTTTTAATAGATGGAGAAAAGTTGGTCAATCTATGAAACCTTAAAATCTAAGGGAATATATATTTTTAGACTTTTGAATTAACTACATGAAATAATATATTGATTTATTTATTGGATTTATATATCTGTTCATATGTAGTACTCAATAAACCCCAATTTATTCTTTTACTGTTTTATAGAGATAGTGGAATGCCACTAGTTTAAATATGTATAAAATTCCACAAGTGCAAATATATCTTGAAAAGTAAAATTAAAAAATAGAAAATTGTGTTTTTTTTTTAACGATGAGATACAAAGATAAATCTTAGTACGAATCGGCAAATGTCGAGTTGCGAGTGTTAATCCAGTGTGGCACACACGTGTTAACATATGAGAAAACACGCTTCCTTGTTCGAGCTTGTCTTGCCAGGAAGTCTGCTTTGGTATTACTGGATCTGTCCTTATAGACTTATAGACCACTTGTCCATCTTGGTAGGACGCCCATAGAGTTTTAAACTCGTTAAGTTCAGCTGCAAAGGCTGGCCAATCATCAGGTGTAACGATCATTTTGACTAACTCTTGGGAGTTAGTAACAAAGTAATTACAGTAAGGTTGGTAGCGAGATAAACATTTCAGAACTCATACCAAACTTTTTAGTTCAGTGTGGAGTGGCGAGAGTTGCTTATGGCAGCCTTGGAGTCCGACACTACAAGAAAACATCACCTTAACGAGGGCGGTTTTCCTCGTTATTTCGTCGTAAAAGAGGCTTTACGACGAAATAGCGAGGAAGCGCGTTTGCTCGTTACTCGTCCGTCGTAACACATATTTCCTCGCTAATTCGTCGTAACTTAGCGAGGAATATATTTCGTCGTAAAGACGAAGTAGGGCGATTCGTCGTAAAGACCACGTCAATATTCCACGCAAAGACGTCGCTACAATTCCTCGTAAATACCTCGAAATGAGTTCCTCGTAACCTACACGTAAATACCTTGAAAGAGTTTCCTCGCAAAATACACGTAACAACCACGAAACGATTTCCTCGTAAAATACTCGTAAACTTTTCCTCGTTATTTCCTCGCAAATGTTTCCTCGTAAAATAGTCGTTAATTGTTTCTCGTCATTTCCTCGTAAGGTTTCCACGTAAAGAGGTCGTACATTNNNNNNNNNNNNNNNNNNNNNNNNNNNNNNNNNNNNNNNNNNNNNNNNNNNNNNNNNNNNNNNNNNNNNNNNNNNNNNNNNNNNNNNNNNNNNNNNNNNNNNNNNNNNNNNNNNNNNNNNNNNNNNNNNNNNNNNNNNNNNNNNNNNNNNNNNNNNNNNNNNNNNNNNNNNNNNNNNNNNNNNNNNNNNNNNNNNNNNNNNNNNNNNNNNNNNNNNNNNNNNNNNNNNNNNNNNNNNNNNNNNNNNNNNNNNNNNNNNNNNNNNNNNNNNNNNNNNNNNNNNNNNNNNNNNNNNNNNNNNNNNNNNNNNNNNNNNNNNNNNNNNNNNNNNNNNNNNNNNNNNNNNNNNNNNNNNNNNNNNNNNNNNNNNNNNNNNNNNNNNNNNNNNNNNNNNNNNNNNNNNNNNNNNNNNNNNNNNNNNNNNNNNNNNNNNNNNNNNNNNNNNNNNNNNNNNNNNNNNNNNNNNNNNNNNNNNNNNNNNNNNNNNNNNNNNNNNNNNNNNNNNNNNNNNNNNNNNNNNNNNNNNNNNNNNNNNNNNNNNNNNNNNNNNNNNNNNNNNNNNNNNNNNNNNNNNNNNNNNNNNNNNNNNNNNNNNNNNNNNNNNNNNNNNNNCCTACGTGGTATTTACGACGATTTCATCCTACGTGGTTTTTACGACGAATTCATCCTACGTGGTATTTACGACGATTTCATCCTACGTGGTTTTTACGACGAATTCATCCTACGTGGTATTTACGACGATTTCATCCTACGTGGTTTTTACGACGAATTCATCCTACGTGGTATTTACGACGATTTCATCCTACGTGGTTTTTACGACGAATTCATCCTACGTGGTATTTACGACGATTTCATCCTACGTGGTTTTTACGACGAATTCATCCTACGTGGTATTTACGACGATTTCATCCTACGTGGTTTTTACGACGAATTCATCCTACGTGGTATTTACGACGATTTCATCCTACGTGGTTTTTACGACGAATTCATCGTACTTGGTATTTACGACGATTTTGTCCTACGTGGAATTAACGAGTCCCGCGTTCTTTTTTTTTATATTTCGTCGTTATTTCCTCGTTGACCTACGAGTCCTTTACGACGATTTTTTGTTTGTGGAATTAACGAGTGTTATGTTTAAATCCCTAGAATCCGAAACCCCCAAACCCCATATTCCTTATTTTCTACTTCATATATTCCAAACCTCATCTTTATTTCTATTCCAAACCACAATTCCCACATTTGCTTATTCATAAAACAAACTCCCAGCATTCCCTTATTCATAAAACAAACCTCACATTATCTTATTCATAAAACAAACTCCCTCATCTTATTCATAAAACAAATACATCAATCGGATACATCGACATTCTCGTCATCACTAGAAACATCATCATTTTCATTAAACTCGTCTTCAACAGCTTCGTCTGTGGCATCATCGGTAAGATCTTCGTACTCGTGATTATGCGGATCAATGAGAAGGATGTCATCAATTTCTTGTTCAGGTTCCTCGACTTCATTTATCTGTTCTTCTTGCAATGGTGGTTCTTCTCCACTGATGATTCGTCCTCGAGGTGTAACTTTGATCACTGCTAACCAATTTATACCTGAATCTCTCATCCGAGGGTATGGAAGGAAGCTAACTTGGTCTGCTTGTGAAGCTAAGATGAAAGGCTCGAATTTGTTGTACCTTCTTCCACCGTTGACATCAACTACACCGAATTTGTTAGACCGAACACCTCTGTTGACGACGGGGTCGAACCATTCACATTTGAAGAGGACGCATTTCAGCTTCAGTATCCCTGGAAATTCGACTTCAATAATCTCCGTCAAGATCCCGTAGAAATCTGTTTCCCCTTTCACACATATTCCATAGTTACTGGTCGCCCGCTGTCTACCATAGTCATATGTATGAAAAGTATAGTCTCGTGTGAAATACATCTGTGATGTGGTGACCTTTACAAGTGGAGATTGAATTACTTCGTGTAACCACTTAGGATAATCTGCATCGTCGTCGTCATAATCAACCTGCAAAAATAAAGAGAATGTTAATGAAATACAGATAATGTATGAAATTTTTTTTAGTTAATACCTGATTCCGCAACCACTTAATGAAGTGTTGATCTTTCCTTTTGTCTACGTCACTTGTGGATATACCAGGAAATGTTTCTTCGACTTGAGAAACAAATAGGCTGTAAAATCACATTTTATAGGAATGAATCTCTCGCAATTATACAATTAATTATACTTATATGTGTTTCGAAGTGTCAATATATGTTACCTTTCAAAATAACGCATCAATGGATCTTCGCAATTGAGTAGAATATAGGTGTGTGCACTATGAGCGTCTTGTTCACTCGACCACCAAACCTCTTTAGACTTTCCACCGAGTCGCCCAATCTGGCTAAAGATGTCTGGAACACCAGCAACTGCATATGTTGGCGCAACACCACCATCATCATATCTTCTTGGAGCTCTTCTCCGTGTACGTACTTTTGACGCAAAGTAGTACGATGTGAAGTGAGAAACTTCTTCCGTCAAACTTCCAGCAATTATAGAACCTTCAACTTTGGCGAGGTTCTTTGCTTTTCCCTTCAAATATTTCATGGCTCGCTCATACTGATACATCCATCCGTAATGTACAGGTGCACGAAGCAATGCCTCATATGGGAGGTGGACAGCTAGATGCTCCATGACGTCAAAAAATCCGGGAGGAAATATCTTCTCCAAGTTGCACAATAAGATGGGAATGTTCTCCTGAAGCTGTTCCACGACTTCTTCTTTAAGAGTGTGTGCGCTCAGATCCCTGAAAAATGTTCCAATGCCTTTTATATTCGAAAAAAAATTAAACACATTGTTAGTCATATATTATTTTGTAAATTATTGTGATATAATACACTACGTACCTGCAAGTGCTTCATGTACGTTTGTTGGAAGTAGCTCCGCAAATGCAAAGGGCAGTAGTCGTTGCATAAATACATGACAATCATGACTCTTCATCCCGGAGAACTTTTGACCCTTTTCAACACATCTAGAGAGATTCGAAACATACCCATCGGGGAACTTCACTTCTGATGCCACCCAGTTGAACAACACCGACTTTTTTTCTGAAGATAATCTGAATATCGGAACGGGAACTTGTCCATTGCTTTTAATATGTAACTCGCTTCTTGAGCAAATATCCGGCAAGTCCAACCTCGATTTTATGTTGTCTTTTGTCTTCCCTGGGACATTCAATATTGTATTCATGATGTTCTCAAAGAAATTCTTCTCTATATGCATCACATCGAGGTTGTGGCGCAGAAGAAGATCCTTCCAATATGGCAACTCCCAAAATATACTCTTCTTGTGCCAGTTGTGATGAACACCGTAAGAATCTGGCATATTACGAGGGACATGCCAATTACCACCCCAACGAACTGTTTCGTTAGCTCCGTAGTAGTCGATTTGCGCTTCAATTTGTTCTCCAGTTAGATATGGAGGAGGAGTGTCTCTCACAACCCTTTTGTGCCTAAACAAATTCTTGTTTCTTCGGTAAGGATGGCCAATGTGAAGAAATCGACGGTGACAATCAAACCAACTTGTCTTCCTACCATTCTTCAGTTGAAACGCATCTGTCGTTCCATTACAATATGGACAAGCTAATCTCCCATGTGTAGTCCATCCAGACAACATCCCATAGGCAGGGAAATCACTTATGGTCCACAAAAGCATCGCTCGCATCGTAAAATTCGTCTTCGTTGAACAGTCATACGTCCTCACCCCTGTTGACCACAAATCCTTCAACTTTTTTATCAGTGGTTGTAGGAAAACATCCAGGGACCTTTTTGGATGGTTCGGACCAGGTATTAATATGGTCAAGAATAGTAACTCCCGTTGCATGCACATCTCCGGTGGCAGGTTGTATGGAGTAAGAAAGACTGGCCACAATGAATATTGTCTCCCTGACATTCCGAACGGACTAAATCCATCTGTGCATAATCCGAGATACACATTCCGGATATTGCTAGCGAAATCTGGATGTACTTTGTTGAAATGTTTCCAGGCTCTTGCATCTGATGGATGAGTCATCTCACCATCCGTCTGAGTATGCTCGGCATGCCATCTCATCTTTCCAGCAGTCTGCTCTGATTGATACAATCTTTTCAATCTGTCTGTAATTGGTAGGTACCACATCCTTTGGTACGGTACCCTATTACGTCCTCGTCCTTGCGGCTTGAATCGTGGCTTCTTGCATAATCGACATTCTTCTAGCTTCTCATCATCTCCCCAATAGATCATGCAGTTGTCGATGCAAACATCTATCATCTC
It encodes:
- the LOC106318159 gene encoding probable alpha,alpha-trehalose-phosphate synthase [UDP-forming] 11 — its product is MLPESWKDQLSLVSADDYQIMGNRIPNAVTKLPGLETGDGDGGNGGAWVTKPRRIVVSNQLPLRAHRDISSNKWCFEFDNDSLYLQLKDGFPPETEVVYVGSLNADVSPSEQEDVSQYLLEKFQCVPTFLPGDLLNKYYHGFCKHYLWPIFHYLLPMTQAQGSLFDRSHWKAYTKVNKIFADKISEVLNPDEDYVWIHDYHLMILPTFLRKRFHRIKLGFFLHSPFPSSEIYRTLPVRDEILKGFLNCDLIGFHTFDYARHFLSCCSRMLGLDYESKRGYIGLEYFGRTVSIKILPVGIHMGQIEEIKVAEETAEKVKGLRERFKEKIVILGVDDLDMFKGISLKLWAMGQLLEQNKELRGKVVLVQITNPARSSGKDVQDVETQIHLIADEVNNKFGRPGSGYKPIVFVNGPVSTLDKVAYYAISECVVVNAVRDGMNLVPYKYTVTRQGSPVLDEALGFGAGDVRKSVIIVSEFIGCSPSLSGAIRVNPWNIDAVTDAMSSAVTMSDKEKNLRHQKHHKYISSHDVAYWSRSYDQDLQRACKDHYNKRFWGVGLGLGFRVVALDPNFRKLGVETIVPAYKKTSSRLILLDYDGTMMDQDSLDKKPSDDLISLLNRLCGDPNNLVFIVSGRGKDPLSKWFGSCANLGISAEHGYFTRWNSDSPWETTVLPTDLGWKKIAEPVMSHYTEATDGSFIEEKESAMVWHHQEADPSFGSWQAKELLDHLESVLTNEPVVVKRGQHIVEVKPQGVSKGKVVEHLIATMRNSKGKRPDFLLCIGDDRSDEDMFDSIVKHQDVSPIAFAEVFACTVGQKPSKAKYYLDDTPMVINMLEWLASASDKSKDGEQQSKFTFQQGHCRNEIIDL